The following coding sequences are from one Diachasmimorpha longicaudata isolate KC_UGA_2023 chromosome 6, iyDiaLong2, whole genome shotgun sequence window:
- the LOC135163802 gene encoding neurexin-4-like isoform X2, producing the protein MKFNMWIWILTTASAVLFAEGWEYPCDQPLLVDSTKSKVVATSWMADRTPADAQLYGNSAWSPTDNTYNQLITVDLGDRHEIRSIATRGRAHTSEYVMEYILQYSDNGHGWTSYESQEGVEEMFKGNTNAESIKLNKFDVPIIAQYIRINPTRWKTRISMRIELYGCPYVAEVAGFNGSALIAMDLQREPIETDRHSLRFRFKTNNADGVILYSRGTQGDFIAVQLRDNQMLLNIDLGSGLTTSLLVGSLLDDNQWHDVLISRSRRDIAFSVDRVLVKGKIKGEFHRLDLNRALYIGGVPNMQEGLAVTQNFTGCIENFYLNKTNVIRDLKDVEEYGENTRFHRIHTTFGCRDLPIISVTFLKPETHARLKGYEGSSTLNISLAFRTYEERGVILYHTFSNTGFVKVFLEEGKIKVEIQTKGNSRVILDNFDEKFNDGKWHPTILTISKNSIILNVDGRPMRTKRLLEMSTGAVYLVGGGLVGTGKNRGFVGCMRMISVDGFYKPPTDWKEGEEYIGDGILLDSCQMLDRCNPNPCKHNGICRQTSTEFFCDCSNTGYSGAVCHTSLNALSCEAHKNVHSVNQRAEIEIDVDGSGPLEPFPVTCQFYADGRVMTVIRHSNEIATPVDGFEEPGSFVQDINYDANYDQIEALMNRSLSCRQRINYACKHSKLFNTPVHQGDIFRPNSWWVSRANKRMDYWGGALPGSMKCECGVLGSCVDPTKWCNCDSGFEGWLEDGGDITEKEHLPVRQLRFGDTGTPLDEKEGRYTLGPLICEGDDLFKNVVTFKVVDATINLPTFDMGHSGDIYFEFKTTIPDAVIIHSTGSSDYIKVSITTGNQIQFQYEAGDGPQTVSVQTSYMLTDNNWHSVLVERNRKEARIVLDGALKNEVSEPPGPVRALHLTSELIVGASTQYRDGFVGCIRALLLNGQLQDLRQYARRGLYGVTEGCTGKCQSNPCLNDGICHERYDGYSCDCRFTSFKGPICADEIGVNLGSDSMIKYEFSGSWRSTIAEKIRVGFTTTSAGKGFLMGLASNISGEYLTILVSNSGYLRVVFDFGFERQEVFVDKYFAYGQYHDLHLSRKNEGSTLVLQVDNLEPREFHFNIKASADAQFNNIQYMYIGKNESMTDGFVGCISRVEFDDIYPLKLLFQQDSPDSVRAFGPPLVDDFCGVEPFTHPPNIVETRPPPIVDSEKVRAAYNETDTAVLGSVLAVILIALIIMAVLIGRYMSRHKGEYLTQEDKGAEQALDPDSAVIQSTTGHQVQKKREWFI; encoded by the exons ATGAAGTTTAATATGTGGATTTGGATTCTGACTACGGCCTCGGCCGTACTGTTCGCCGAAGGAT GGGAATATCCGTGCGATCAGCCTCTGCTAGTCGATTCAACCAAAAGCAAAGTTGTGGCAACTTCTTGGATGGCTGATAGAACACCTGCTGATGCCCAGTTATACG GGAATAGTGCCTGGTCACCAACTGACAATACTTACAATCAACTGATCACAGTGGATTTGGGGGATAGACACGAAATTAGGAGCATTGCCACACGCGGTCGTGCTCATACCAGCGAATATGTTATGGAGTACATTCTTCAGTACTCTGATAACGGTCATGGCTGGACCAGCTATGAGAGTCAGGAAGGTGTTGAAGAG ATGTTCAAGGGAAACACCAACGCTGAATCCATCAAGTTGAACAAGTTTGACGTCCCTATTATTGCACAGTACATTCGAATCAATCCGACTCGATGGAAAACGAGAATTTCAATGAGAATCGAGCTCTATGGATGCCCCTATG TCGCTGAGGTTGCCGGTTTCAACGGCTCTGCCCTCATCGCAATGGACCTCCAGCGTGAGCCCATCGAGACAGATCGTCACTCCCTTCGTTTTCGGTTTAAAACGAATAATGCCGACGGAGTTATCCTGTACTCACGTGGTACCCAAGGCGACTTCATCGCAGTTCAGCTCCGTGACAATCAAATGCTCTTGAATATCGATCTCGGCTCAGGTCTCACCACGAGTTTATTGGTGGGAAGTTTGTTAGACGACAATCAGTGGCACGACGTCCTGATCTCCAGGTCTCGTCGAGACATCGCCTTCTCCGTCGATAGGGTCCTCGTGAAGGGAAAGATAAAGGGAGAATTTCATCGACTGGACTTGAACCGAGCTCTCTACATCGGCGGCGTTCCCAACATGCAGGAGGGTCTGGCTGTCACTCAGAACTTCACTGGATGCATTGAGAACTTTTATCTCAATAAGACAAACGTGATAAGAGATTTGAAGGATGTGGAGGAGTACGGGGAGAACACGAGATTCCATAGGATTCACACGACCTTCGGCTGTCGAGACCTGCCAATCATCTCCGTGACTTTCTTGAAGCCAGAGACTCATGCACGTCTCAAGGGGTACGAGGGCTCATCAACCCTCAATATTTCTCTGGCCTTCAGGACGTACGAGGAGAGAGGGGTCATCCTCTATCACACGTTTTCAAATACTGGTTTTGTAAAG GTATTTTTAGAAGAGGGAAAGATAAAAGTAGAGATTCAGACAAAAGGCAACTCCCGAGTGATTCTCGACAATTTCGACGAGAAATTCAACGACGGCAAGTGGCACCCAACAATCCTCACAATCTCCAAAAACAGTATAATTCTGAACGTGGACGGTCGACCGATGAGAACAAAGCGTCTCCTGGAGATGTCGACAGGTGCTGTGTACCTGGTAGGAGGAGGTCTGGTAGGGACTGGCAAGAATCGAGGTTTCGTAGGCTGCATGCGAATGATAAGTGTCGACGGATTCTACAAACCTCCAACTGACTGGAAAGAGGGTGAGGAGTACATAGGCGATGGAATACTCCTGGACTCCTGTCAGATGTTGGATCGCTGCAATCCCAATCCCTGCAAGCATAATGGCATCTGCAGACAGACATCAACGGAATTTTTCTGTGACTGTAGTAATACTGGATATTCTGGTGCTGTTTGTCACACCTCCCTCAATGCCCTGTCCTGCGAAGCCCACAAAAACGTTCACTCTGTGAATCAGAGGGCTGAGATCGAGATTGACGTTGATGGAAGTGGTCCCCTGGAGCCCTTCCCAGTCACCTGTCAATTTTACGCTGATGGACGAGTGATGACTGTCATTCGTCACAGCAATGAAATAGCTACACCTGTTGACGGCTTCGAGGAGCCAGGGAGCTTCGTCCAGGACATCAATTATGATGCCAATTACGATCAAATTGAGGCCCTGATGAACAGATCTCTCAGCTGCAGACAGAGAATCAATTACGCTTGTAAACATTCGAAACTCTTCAACACTCCTGTTCATCAGGGGGATATCTTTCGGCCGAATTCGTGGTGGGTTAGCAGGGCCAACAAGAGGATGGATTACTGGGGTGGAGCACTTCCAGGATCCATGAAGTGCGAGTGCGGAGTGTTGGGAAGCTGTGTCGATCCAACAAAATGGTGTAATTGTGATTCTGGATTCGAGGGCTGGCTTGAAGATGGCGGTGATATCACTGAGAAGGAGCACCTACCCGTTCGTCAACTGAGATTTGGAGATACTGGTACACCGCTGGATGAGAAGGAGGGGAGGTACACACTAGGTCCACTCATCTGCGAGGGTGATGATTTATTCAAGAATGTGGTGACATTCAAAGTTGTTGATGCAACAATCAATTTACCCACCTTTGATATGGGACACAGTGGGgacatttattttgaattcaaAACAACAATTCCTGATGCTGTTATTATTCACAGCACTGGATCCTCGGATTACATCAAAGTATCAATAACAACTGGCAATCAGATACAGTTTCAGTATGAAGCTGGGGATGGACCGCAGACTGTCAGTGTTCAGACGTCGTATATGTTGACTGATAATAACTGGCATTCAGTTCTCGTTGAGAGAAATAGAAAGGAAGCGAGAATCGTCCTGGATGGTGCGCTCAAGAATGAAGTCAGTGAGCCACCAGGACCTGTCAGGGCGCTTCATCTCACCTCTGAACTTATCGTTGGAGCATCAACTCAGTATCGTGATGGATTTGTTGGATGTATCAGGGCACTTTTGCTTAATGGCCAGCTGCAGGATTTGAGGCAGTATGCCAGGAGGGGGCTTTATGGAGTCACCGAGGGCTGCACTGGAAAATGCCAGAGCAATCCCTGCTTGAATGATGGCATTTGTCATGAGAGGTACGATGGATACAGCTGTGACTGTCGTTTCACTTCGTTCAAGGGGCCCATCTGCGCTGATGAGATTGGTGTCAACCTGGGATCTGATTCCATGATAAAATATGAGTTTTCTGGTAGTTGGAGGTCAACTATTGCTGAGAAAATCAGGGTTGGATTCACTACCACCAGCGCTGGAAAGGGATTCCTTATGGGACTTGCTTCCAATATATCTGGGGAATATCTTACGATTCTTGTGTCCAACAGTGGATATCTCAGGGTTGTCTTTGACTTTGGCTTTGAGAGACAGGAAGTTTTCGTCGACAAGTACTTTGCCTATGGACAGTATCATGATTTACATCTGTCGAGGAAGAACGAGGGCTCCACTCTGGTCCTTCAGGTCGATAATCTTGAGCCCAgggaatttcatttcaatatcaAAGCCTCAGCTGATGCTCAGTTCAATAATATACAGTATATGTACATTGGGAAGAATGAGTCTATGACTGATGGCTTTGTTGGATGTATTTCCAGGGTTGAGTTTGATGATATTTATCCACTCAAACTGCTGTTCCAGCAAGACAGCCCTGACAGTGTCAGAGCATTTGGGCCACCGTTGGTCGATGATTTTTGTGGAGTTGAACCTTTCACTCATCCACCCAATATCGTGGAGACTCGACCACCACCAATTGTTGATAGTGAGAAGGTGAGGGCTGCCTACAATGAGACAGACACTGCTGTTCTGGGGAGTGTACTTGCTGTTATACTCATTGCTCTCATCATTATGGCGGTTCTCATTGGGAGATACATGTCCAGGCACAAGGGGGAGTATCTCACGCAGGAGGATAAGGGAGCTGAGCAGGCACTTGATCCAGACTCAGCTGTTATACAATCTACTACTGGACATCAAGTACAAAAGAAGAGGGAGTGGTTTATCTAG
- the Elgi gene encoding E3 ubiquitin-protein ligase NRDP1 isoform X2 has product MGFDVIRFQGEVDEELICPICSGVLEDPVQAQVCEHAFCRLCINEWISRQPTCPLDRTPITSAQLRPVPRILRNLLARLCINCDNMRYGCQSVIKLDSLVSHLDECEFNPKRPVPCEQGCNLIIPKDELKDHNCVKELRSLIQSQHQKLSDMKRELGEQQFQINEQRREINLLKDFMRAMRVCNPAMRAIADQMERDEVVRWSSTLPRARVTRWGGMISTPDELLQTMIKRTLSEYNCPPHVIDELMENCHERKWPPGLNSLETRQNSRRQYENYVCKRVPGKQAVLVLYCDNAHMPEDMMVEPGLVMIFAHGIE; this is encoded by the exons ATGGGATTCGATGTGATTAGGTTCCAGGGAGAAGTTGATGAGGAACTCATCTGTCCAATTTGTTCTGGAGTGTTGGAAGATCCTGTACAG GCTCAGGTATGTGAGCACGCCTTCTGCCGTTTGTGCATCAACGAGTGGATAAGTCGTCAGCCCACATGTCCCCTCGACAGGACTCCAATAACATCAGCCCAACTGCGACCAGTGCCTCGCATCCTTCGTAATCTCCTGGCACGTCTTTGCATCAACTGTGATAACATGAGGTACGGTTGTCAATCGGTGATCAAGCTGGACAGTCTTGTGAGTCACCTGGATGAATGTGAGTTCAATCCGAAGAGACCGGTACCCTGTGAGCAGGGCTGCAACCTGATAATCCCCAAGGACGAGCTGAAGGACCACAACTGTGTCAAGGAGTTGAGAAGCTTGATACAGTCGCAACATCAGAAGCTGAGTGATATGAAGAGGGAACTTGGGGAGCAACAATTTCAGATCAATGAGCAGAGGAGGGAGATTAATCTGCTGAAGGATTTTATGCGTGCCATGAGGGTCTGTAATCCAGCTATGAGGGCCATTGCTGATCAGATGGAGAGAGATGAGGTTGTCAGGTGGTCCTCTACCCTGCCCAGGGCCAGGGTCACCAGGTGGGGCGGAATGATATCTACACCTGATGAATTGTTACAG ACGATGATTAAGAGAACGTTGTCGGAGTACAACTGTCCTCCCCATGTTATTGACGAGTTGATGGAGAACTGTCACGAGAGAAAATGGCCACCGGGGTTGAATTCCCTTGAAACACGACAAAATTCACGAAGACAATACGAGAATTATGTCTGTAAACGAGTGCCTGGTAAACAAGCAGTTCTGGTTCTCTACTGTGACAACGCCCATATGCCTGAGGATATGATGGTGGAACCAGGGCTTGTTATGATTTTTGCCCATGGTATTGAGTGA
- the LOC135163802 gene encoding neurexin-4-like isoform X1, producing MKFNMWIWILTTASAVLFAEGWEYPCDQPLLVDSTKSKVVATSWMADRTPADAQLYGEKAWTASSSDSNQYFTIDLGDTMNITAIATRGRANKAEYIMEYGISYGTNGRNYMDYKEEDGNTKMFKGNTNAESIKLNKFDVPIIAQYIRINPTRWKTRISMRIELYGCPYVAEVAGFNGSALIAMDLQREPIETDRHSLRFRFKTNNADGVILYSRGTQGDFIAVQLRDNQMLLNIDLGSGLTTSLLVGSLLDDNQWHDVLISRSRRDIAFSVDRVLVKGKIKGEFHRLDLNRALYIGGVPNMQEGLAVTQNFTGCIENFYLNKTNVIRDLKDVEEYGENTRFHRIHTTFGCRDLPIISVTFLKPETHARLKGYEGSSTLNISLAFRTYEERGVILYHTFSNTGFVKVFLEEGKIKVEIQTKGNSRVILDNFDEKFNDGKWHPTILTISKNSIILNVDGRPMRTKRLLEMSTGAVYLVGGGLVGTGKNRGFVGCMRMISVDGFYKPPTDWKEGEEYIGDGILLDSCQMLDRCNPNPCKHNGICRQTSTEFFCDCSNTGYSGAVCHTSLNALSCEAHKNVHSVNQRAEIEIDVDGSGPLEPFPVTCQFYADGRVMTVIRHSNEIATPVDGFEEPGSFVQDINYDANYDQIEALMNRSLSCRQRINYACKHSKLFNTPVHQGDIFRPNSWWVSRANKRMDYWGGALPGSMKCECGVLGSCVDPTKWCNCDSGFEGWLEDGGDITEKEHLPVRQLRFGDTGTPLDEKEGRYTLGPLICEGDDLFKNVVTFKVVDATINLPTFDMGHSGDIYFEFKTTIPDAVIIHSTGSSDYIKVSITTGNQIQFQYEAGDGPQTVSVQTSYMLTDNNWHSVLVERNRKEARIVLDGALKNEVSEPPGPVRALHLTSELIVGASTQYRDGFVGCIRALLLNGQLQDLRQYARRGLYGVTEGCTGKCQSNPCLNDGICHERYDGYSCDCRFTSFKGPICADEIGVNLGSDSMIKYEFSGSWRSTIAEKIRVGFTTTSAGKGFLMGLASNISGEYLTILVSNSGYLRVVFDFGFERQEVFVDKYFAYGQYHDLHLSRKNEGSTLVLQVDNLEPREFHFNIKASADAQFNNIQYMYIGKNESMTDGFVGCISRVEFDDIYPLKLLFQQDSPDSVRAFGPPLVDDFCGVEPFTHPPNIVETRPPPIVDSEKVRAAYNETDTAVLGSVLAVILIALIIMAVLIGRYMSRHKGEYLTQEDKGAEQALDPDSAVIQSTTGHQVQKKREWFI from the exons ATGAAGTTTAATATGTGGATTTGGATTCTGACTACGGCCTCGGCCGTACTGTTCGCCGAAGGAT GGGAATATCCGTGCGATCAGCCTCTGCTAGTCGATTCAACCAAAAGCAAAGTTGTGGCAACTTCTTGGATGGCTGATAGAACACCTGCTGATGCCCAGTTATACG GCGAGAAAGCTTGGACAGCCAGTAGTTCAGACAGTAATCAGTACTTCACGATCGATTTGGGCGATACAATGAATATCACCGCCATTGCCACTCGAGGACGTGCTAACAAAGCCGAATACATCATGGAGTATGGCATTAGTTATGGTACTAATGGACGTAATTACATGGATTACAAGGAAGAGGACGGAAATACGAAG ATGTTCAAGGGAAACACCAACGCTGAATCCATCAAGTTGAACAAGTTTGACGTCCCTATTATTGCACAGTACATTCGAATCAATCCGACTCGATGGAAAACGAGAATTTCAATGAGAATCGAGCTCTATGGATGCCCCTATG TCGCTGAGGTTGCCGGTTTCAACGGCTCTGCCCTCATCGCAATGGACCTCCAGCGTGAGCCCATCGAGACAGATCGTCACTCCCTTCGTTTTCGGTTTAAAACGAATAATGCCGACGGAGTTATCCTGTACTCACGTGGTACCCAAGGCGACTTCATCGCAGTTCAGCTCCGTGACAATCAAATGCTCTTGAATATCGATCTCGGCTCAGGTCTCACCACGAGTTTATTGGTGGGAAGTTTGTTAGACGACAATCAGTGGCACGACGTCCTGATCTCCAGGTCTCGTCGAGACATCGCCTTCTCCGTCGATAGGGTCCTCGTGAAGGGAAAGATAAAGGGAGAATTTCATCGACTGGACTTGAACCGAGCTCTCTACATCGGCGGCGTTCCCAACATGCAGGAGGGTCTGGCTGTCACTCAGAACTTCACTGGATGCATTGAGAACTTTTATCTCAATAAGACAAACGTGATAAGAGATTTGAAGGATGTGGAGGAGTACGGGGAGAACACGAGATTCCATAGGATTCACACGACCTTCGGCTGTCGAGACCTGCCAATCATCTCCGTGACTTTCTTGAAGCCAGAGACTCATGCACGTCTCAAGGGGTACGAGGGCTCATCAACCCTCAATATTTCTCTGGCCTTCAGGACGTACGAGGAGAGAGGGGTCATCCTCTATCACACGTTTTCAAATACTGGTTTTGTAAAG GTATTTTTAGAAGAGGGAAAGATAAAAGTAGAGATTCAGACAAAAGGCAACTCCCGAGTGATTCTCGACAATTTCGACGAGAAATTCAACGACGGCAAGTGGCACCCAACAATCCTCACAATCTCCAAAAACAGTATAATTCTGAACGTGGACGGTCGACCGATGAGAACAAAGCGTCTCCTGGAGATGTCGACAGGTGCTGTGTACCTGGTAGGAGGAGGTCTGGTAGGGACTGGCAAGAATCGAGGTTTCGTAGGCTGCATGCGAATGATAAGTGTCGACGGATTCTACAAACCTCCAACTGACTGGAAAGAGGGTGAGGAGTACATAGGCGATGGAATACTCCTGGACTCCTGTCAGATGTTGGATCGCTGCAATCCCAATCCCTGCAAGCATAATGGCATCTGCAGACAGACATCAACGGAATTTTTCTGTGACTGTAGTAATACTGGATATTCTGGTGCTGTTTGTCACACCTCCCTCAATGCCCTGTCCTGCGAAGCCCACAAAAACGTTCACTCTGTGAATCAGAGGGCTGAGATCGAGATTGACGTTGATGGAAGTGGTCCCCTGGAGCCCTTCCCAGTCACCTGTCAATTTTACGCTGATGGACGAGTGATGACTGTCATTCGTCACAGCAATGAAATAGCTACACCTGTTGACGGCTTCGAGGAGCCAGGGAGCTTCGTCCAGGACATCAATTATGATGCCAATTACGATCAAATTGAGGCCCTGATGAACAGATCTCTCAGCTGCAGACAGAGAATCAATTACGCTTGTAAACATTCGAAACTCTTCAACACTCCTGTTCATCAGGGGGATATCTTTCGGCCGAATTCGTGGTGGGTTAGCAGGGCCAACAAGAGGATGGATTACTGGGGTGGAGCACTTCCAGGATCCATGAAGTGCGAGTGCGGAGTGTTGGGAAGCTGTGTCGATCCAACAAAATGGTGTAATTGTGATTCTGGATTCGAGGGCTGGCTTGAAGATGGCGGTGATATCACTGAGAAGGAGCACCTACCCGTTCGTCAACTGAGATTTGGAGATACTGGTACACCGCTGGATGAGAAGGAGGGGAGGTACACACTAGGTCCACTCATCTGCGAGGGTGATGATTTATTCAAGAATGTGGTGACATTCAAAGTTGTTGATGCAACAATCAATTTACCCACCTTTGATATGGGACACAGTGGGgacatttattttgaattcaaAACAACAATTCCTGATGCTGTTATTATTCACAGCACTGGATCCTCGGATTACATCAAAGTATCAATAACAACTGGCAATCAGATACAGTTTCAGTATGAAGCTGGGGATGGACCGCAGACTGTCAGTGTTCAGACGTCGTATATGTTGACTGATAATAACTGGCATTCAGTTCTCGTTGAGAGAAATAGAAAGGAAGCGAGAATCGTCCTGGATGGTGCGCTCAAGAATGAAGTCAGTGAGCCACCAGGACCTGTCAGGGCGCTTCATCTCACCTCTGAACTTATCGTTGGAGCATCAACTCAGTATCGTGATGGATTTGTTGGATGTATCAGGGCACTTTTGCTTAATGGCCAGCTGCAGGATTTGAGGCAGTATGCCAGGAGGGGGCTTTATGGAGTCACCGAGGGCTGCACTGGAAAATGCCAGAGCAATCCCTGCTTGAATGATGGCATTTGTCATGAGAGGTACGATGGATACAGCTGTGACTGTCGTTTCACTTCGTTCAAGGGGCCCATCTGCGCTGATGAGATTGGTGTCAACCTGGGATCTGATTCCATGATAAAATATGAGTTTTCTGGTAGTTGGAGGTCAACTATTGCTGAGAAAATCAGGGTTGGATTCACTACCACCAGCGCTGGAAAGGGATTCCTTATGGGACTTGCTTCCAATATATCTGGGGAATATCTTACGATTCTTGTGTCCAACAGTGGATATCTCAGGGTTGTCTTTGACTTTGGCTTTGAGAGACAGGAAGTTTTCGTCGACAAGTACTTTGCCTATGGACAGTATCATGATTTACATCTGTCGAGGAAGAACGAGGGCTCCACTCTGGTCCTTCAGGTCGATAATCTTGAGCCCAgggaatttcatttcaatatcaAAGCCTCAGCTGATGCTCAGTTCAATAATATACAGTATATGTACATTGGGAAGAATGAGTCTATGACTGATGGCTTTGTTGGATGTATTTCCAGGGTTGAGTTTGATGATATTTATCCACTCAAACTGCTGTTCCAGCAAGACAGCCCTGACAGTGTCAGAGCATTTGGGCCACCGTTGGTCGATGATTTTTGTGGAGTTGAACCTTTCACTCATCCACCCAATATCGTGGAGACTCGACCACCACCAATTGTTGATAGTGAGAAGGTGAGGGCTGCCTACAATGAGACAGACACTGCTGTTCTGGGGAGTGTACTTGCTGTTATACTCATTGCTCTCATCATTATGGCGGTTCTCATTGGGAGATACATGTCCAGGCACAAGGGGGAGTATCTCACGCAGGAGGATAAGGGAGCTGAGCAGGCACTTGATCCAGACTCAGCTGTTATACAATCTACTACTGGACATCAAGTACAAAAGAAGAGGGAGTGGTTTATCTAG
- the Elgi gene encoding E3 ubiquitin-protein ligase NRDP1 isoform X1, with protein MGFDVIRFQGEVDEELICPICSGVLEDPVQMSDVLQAQVCEHAFCRLCINEWISRQPTCPLDRTPITSAQLRPVPRILRNLLARLCINCDNMRYGCQSVIKLDSLVSHLDECEFNPKRPVPCEQGCNLIIPKDELKDHNCVKELRSLIQSQHQKLSDMKRELGEQQFQINEQRREINLLKDFMRAMRVCNPAMRAIADQMERDEVVRWSSTLPRARVTRWGGMISTPDELLQTMIKRTLSEYNCPPHVIDELMENCHERKWPPGLNSLETRQNSRRQYENYVCKRVPGKQAVLVLYCDNAHMPEDMMVEPGLVMIFAHGIE; from the exons ATGGGATTCGATGTGATTAGGTTCCAGGGAGAAGTTGATGAGGAACTCATCTGTCCAATTTGTTCTGGAGTGTTGGAAGATCCTGTACAG ATGAGTGATGTGTTGCAGGCTCAGGTATGTGAGCACGCCTTCTGCCGTTTGTGCATCAACGAGTGGATAAGTCGTCAGCCCACATGTCCCCTCGACAGGACTCCAATAACATCAGCCCAACTGCGACCAGTGCCTCGCATCCTTCGTAATCTCCTGGCACGTCTTTGCATCAACTGTGATAACATGAGGTACGGTTGTCAATCGGTGATCAAGCTGGACAGTCTTGTGAGTCACCTGGATGAATGTGAGTTCAATCCGAAGAGACCGGTACCCTGTGAGCAGGGCTGCAACCTGATAATCCCCAAGGACGAGCTGAAGGACCACAACTGTGTCAAGGAGTTGAGAAGCTTGATACAGTCGCAACATCAGAAGCTGAGTGATATGAAGAGGGAACTTGGGGAGCAACAATTTCAGATCAATGAGCAGAGGAGGGAGATTAATCTGCTGAAGGATTTTATGCGTGCCATGAGGGTCTGTAATCCAGCTATGAGGGCCATTGCTGATCAGATGGAGAGAGATGAGGTTGTCAGGTGGTCCTCTACCCTGCCCAGGGCCAGGGTCACCAGGTGGGGCGGAATGATATCTACACCTGATGAATTGTTACAG ACGATGATTAAGAGAACGTTGTCGGAGTACAACTGTCCTCCCCATGTTATTGACGAGTTGATGGAGAACTGTCACGAGAGAAAATGGCCACCGGGGTTGAATTCCCTTGAAACACGACAAAATTCACGAAGACAATACGAGAATTATGTCTGTAAACGAGTGCCTGGTAAACAAGCAGTTCTGGTTCTCTACTGTGACAACGCCCATATGCCTGAGGATATGATGGTGGAACCAGGGCTTGTTATGATTTTTGCCCATGGTATTGAGTGA